Proteins from one Staphylococcus sp. IVB6214 genomic window:
- the pckA gene encoding phosphoenolpyruvate carboxykinase (ATP), whose translation MSFDTSALNALIDKPTSHLQLTKTELYNKILSRGEAELTELGAINAKTGEYTGRSPKDKYIVNNPQVIDDIDWGTVNQPISEDKFLNLYHQVLEYLDAKDEVFVFNGYAGSDKDSQLKLTVVNEFAWHNLFAQNMFIRPHSKSEAEKIKADFTIISAPTFKADPEKDGTRSETFVIVSFKHKTVLIGGTEYAGEMKKSIFSVMNYLLPKRDIMSMHCSANVGRKGDVALFFGLSGTGKTTLSADPDRKLIGDDEHGWNENGVFNIEGGCYAKAINLSAEKEPQIFDAIRYGTVLENLVVDEHGYIDFDDNKYTENTRAAYPIEHIDNIVVPSKASHPNTIIFLTADAFGVLPPISKLSKDQAMYHFLSGFTSKLAGTERGITEPQPSFSTCFGAPFLPLNAKVYADLLGDLIDKHEVDVYLVNTGWTGGVYGKGNRIELKYTRKMVNSAINGSLKNSTFEEDEIFGLSIPTEIEGVPTTILQPKNAWHDKEAYDKQATDLIERFRENFKKFGEETQQLQQNGGFKG comes from the coding sequence ATGTCATTTGATACAAGTGCACTGAATGCATTGATTGACAAGCCTACTTCTCATCTGCAGCTTACAAAAACTGAACTCTACAACAAAATTTTGAGTCGTGGCGAGGCAGAATTAACAGAGCTTGGAGCAATTAACGCAAAAACTGGAGAATATACGGGGCGTTCTCCAAAAGATAAATATATCGTTAATAATCCACAAGTCATCGATGACATCGACTGGGGTACTGTAAACCAACCTATTTCTGAGGACAAGTTTTTAAATCTATACCATCAAGTATTAGAGTATTTAGATGCTAAAGACGAAGTGTTCGTATTCAACGGCTATGCCGGAAGCGACAAGGATTCCCAACTAAAATTAACAGTTGTGAATGAATTCGCATGGCATAACCTTTTCGCACAAAATATGTTTATTCGTCCACATTCTAAGAGCGAAGCAGAAAAAATCAAAGCTGACTTCACAATCATTTCTGCACCGACATTTAAAGCAGATCCTGAAAAAGACGGCACACGTTCTGAAACATTCGTTATCGTGTCATTCAAACATAAAACTGTACTCATCGGTGGTACAGAATATGCAGGAGAAATGAAAAAGTCTATCTTCTCTGTGATGAACTATCTACTTCCTAAACGTGACATCATGAGTATGCACTGTTCAGCTAACGTAGGTCGTAAAGGCGATGTTGCGTTATTCTTCGGTTTATCAGGTACTGGTAAAACAACTTTATCTGCGGATCCAGATCGCAAATTAATAGGTGATGACGAACACGGCTGGAATGAAAATGGTGTATTTAACATTGAAGGGGGTTGTTACGCAAAAGCAATCAACTTGTCAGCTGAAAAAGAACCACAAATTTTTGATGCGATTCGTTACGGTACAGTATTAGAAAACTTAGTTGTTGATGAACATGGTTATATCGACTTCGATGATAACAAATATACAGAAAATACACGTGCAGCATACCCTATTGAACATATCGACAATATTGTTGTACCTTCAAAAGCATCACATCCAAACACGATTATTTTCTTAACTGCAGATGCTTTCGGTGTATTACCACCCATTTCTAAGTTAAGCAAAGACCAAGCAATGTATCACTTCCTAAGTGGTTTCACATCTAAGCTTGCTGGTACTGAACGTGGCATCACTGAGCCGCAACCATCATTCTCAACTTGCTTCGGTGCACCATTCTTACCATTGAATGCAAAAGTGTACGCTGACTTACTTGGTGACTTAATTGACAAACACGAAGTAGATGTCTACTTAGTGAACACAGGTTGGACTGGTGGCGTATACGGAAAAGGTAACCGTATCGAATTGAAATACACACGTAAAATGGTAAACAGCGCAATTAACGGTTCTCTGAAAAACAGTACGTTTGAAGAAGATGAAATCTTTGGTTTAAGTATTCCAACTGAAATTGAAGGCGTACCAACAACAATTCTACAACCTAAAAATGCTTGGCATGATAAAGAAGCCTATGACAAACAAGCAACAGACTTAATCGAACGTTTCCGTGAAAACTTCAAAAAGTTCGGTGAAGAAACTCAACAATTACAACAAAATGGCGGTTTCAAAGGATAA
- the menC gene encoding o-succinylbenzoate synthase, which produces MKLSELHFYEYTPIFKHKIQTPKTTMNVRKTLFIGVVDESGKEWFGECNAFETDWYHFETIETVKSTLENWFENVKGQEIQDFCEAQRIVENLNNTPAARATVMMALYQMFHDLPSFEVPMTVTVNGDMQKRFLRLDHAERIKIKWNCDIVEQVKMLTAMYPDIPITTDANQTLGEREIPLLNQLANYNLAYVEEPFPKLLKKEELENMPPIAIDEHATDEQAIVQAVEHNHVRVVVIKPFRVGGIDRALSLIDTLHNQGITVVIGGMYECGLSRYFTALASRYGDYAGDVTPCGYYFTDDIVMQSDRVINGRLQFKPPVIDASKLQHYS; this is translated from the coding sequence ATGAAATTATCGGAGTTACATTTTTATGAATATACACCTATTTTTAAACATAAAATACAAACGCCGAAAACAACAATGAATGTGCGTAAAACTTTATTTATCGGTGTGGTAGATGAGTCTGGGAAAGAATGGTTTGGGGAATGCAATGCGTTTGAGACAGATTGGTATCATTTTGAAACGATTGAAACCGTGAAGTCCACGTTGGAAAACTGGTTCGAAAATGTGAAAGGACAGGAGATACAGGATTTTTGTGAGGCACAAAGAATAGTCGAAAACTTAAACAATACACCGGCTGCACGAGCAACGGTGATGATGGCTTTGTATCAAATGTTTCATGATTTGCCATCGTTTGAAGTACCTATGACGGTAACTGTAAACGGTGATATGCAGAAACGTTTCTTACGTTTAGACCATGCAGAACGCATCAAAATTAAGTGGAACTGTGATATTGTTGAACAAGTAAAAATGCTAACGGCTATGTATCCTGATATTCCGATTACAACAGATGCGAATCAAACACTTGGAGAGAGAGAAATCCCTTTGTTAAATCAATTGGCAAATTATAACTTGGCATATGTAGAAGAACCGTTTCCGAAGTTGTTGAAAAAGGAAGAACTCGAAAATATGCCTCCGATTGCAATTGATGAGCATGCGACGGATGAACAAGCTATTGTACAAGCTGTGGAACATAATCATGTGCGTGTTGTTGTCATTAAGCCGTTTAGAGTAGGTGGTATAGACCGTGCTTTATCACTGATAGACACATTACATAATCAAGGCATTACAGTTGTTATCGGAGGTATGTATGAGTGTGGCTTGAGCCGATATTTCACAGCTCTAGCCAGTCGATATGGTGATTATGCTGGTGATGTCACACCATGCGGATATTATTTTACGGATGATATCGTGATGCAATCAGACCGAGTCATAAACGGACGGTTACAATTTAAACCACCTGTTATTGATGCGTCGAAATTACAGCATTATTCATGA
- the menE gene encoding o-succinylbenzoate--CoA ligase — translation MESWLIQRVKKTPNAIAVETEHQQLSFQQLFEIALQYGSGLTMLNDKRLGLLVDNSLESLALIHGAWLFNIEIALINNRLTDEEIIKQMKSIDVKTIIVSDKYQSRCRKTQLSQQFQCLTSSDVLDYEATSDSPEFDETAIASIMFTSGTTGTQKAVPQTFLNHKASAKRCWSDLGFNKETRWLTVLPIYHISGLSIVIRSVLYGFTVYLMDRFDEQQVMNAIKYKNITHMSLVPLTLKRLMHAGLTRPYALEKILLGGAKLERDFVMQALSYELPIYNSFGMTETCSQFLTASPALLAKNPEAVGKFDSQLKISQSNQNGHGELCVRGDNVMRGYLYPKGLTETFDEDGFFMTGDIASIDTNGFVIIHDRRKDLIISGGENIYPNEIERIAKKHTDVVDAMCVGVKDDYWGQRPILYLVGTSHEAEMFDYLSRHLAKYKLPKEIKYVQSLPYTSTGKLKRQLLNGE, via the coding sequence ATGGAGTCTTGGCTGATACAACGTGTAAAGAAAACACCGAATGCAATTGCTGTGGAGACTGAGCATCAGCAGTTGTCCTTTCAACAATTGTTTGAGATTGCATTGCAATATGGAAGTGGTCTTACGATGTTGAACGACAAACGTTTAGGATTACTTGTTGATAATTCATTAGAGTCACTGGCGTTAATACATGGTGCATGGTTGTTTAATATTGAAATAGCACTCATTAACAATCGTTTGACAGATGAAGAAATTATAAAACAAATGAAATCAATTGATGTTAAAACAATTATAGTAAGTGATAAGTATCAATCACGTTGTAGGAAAACACAACTGTCACAACAATTTCAATGTCTGACTTCTTCAGATGTGTTGGATTATGAAGCAACATCAGATTCACCAGAATTCGATGAAACAGCAATTGCTTCGATTATGTTTACATCGGGAACAACAGGCACGCAAAAAGCAGTCCCTCAAACTTTTTTAAACCACAAAGCGAGTGCGAAAAGATGTTGGTCTGATTTAGGTTTTAACAAAGAGACACGTTGGTTGACGGTGTTGCCCATTTATCATATTTCAGGACTGAGTATAGTAATTCGTAGTGTATTATATGGTTTCACAGTCTATTTAATGGATAGATTTGATGAACAACAAGTAATGAATGCAATAAAATATAAAAATATTACGCATATGTCTTTAGTGCCATTAACGTTAAAACGATTGATGCATGCGGGACTAACAAGACCTTATGCACTTGAAAAAATATTACTCGGTGGTGCAAAGTTGGAACGCGACTTTGTGATGCAGGCGTTGTCATATGAACTCCCAATCTATAATTCATTCGGTATGACAGAGACGTGTTCACAGTTTTTAACAGCAAGTCCAGCGTTATTAGCTAAAAACCCAGAAGCTGTTGGTAAGTTTGATTCACAGCTTAAAATCAGTCAGTCGAATCAGAATGGACATGGGGAGTTATGTGTTCGTGGGGATAATGTAATGCGAGGGTATCTTTATCCTAAAGGTTTGACTGAAACGTTTGATGAAGATGGGTTCTTCATGACAGGAGATATTGCGAGTATTGATACAAATGGTTTTGTCATCATACATGATCGACGCAAAGATTTGATTATCAGTGGTGGTGAAAACATCTATCCGAATGAAATTGAGCGTATTGCTAAGAAACATACTGATGTGGTAGATGCGATGTGTGTCGGTGTCAAAGATGATTACTGGGGGCAACGTCCAATTCTTTATCTTGTAGGAACATCGCATGAAGCAGAGATGTTTGATTATTTATCAAGGCATCTCGCAAAATATAAATTACCTAAAGAAATCAAGTACGTACAATCTTTACCTTATACAAGTACAGGTAAATTAAAACGACAGTTATTGAATGGAGAATAA
- a CDS encoding Ltp family lipoprotein has product MSNDTTNQNFNPTRKIEQQVQPSKETSSNSKKWWLWGCGGCGGCLVIIIILSVAFTFLAGAIMDNVDEELQKDPIIQSSPLKTDDSTGHKGVKSEKERALDQAKIYSDDLYMSKEMIYQTLTSNDGDKFPADAAQYAIDNLHADYKQNAVKKAESYANDMNMSKNEIYDQLTSPYGELYTQEEAQYAIDHMK; this is encoded by the coding sequence ATGTCAAACGACACAACAAATCAAAATTTCAATCCTACTAGAAAGATTGAGCAACAAGTACAACCAAGTAAGGAAACATCTTCAAATTCTAAGAAATGGTGGCTATGGGGCTGCGGTGGTTGTGGTGGCTGCCTTGTTATCATCATTATTCTCAGCGTTGCATTCACTTTTTTAGCTGGCGCTATTATGGATAATGTCGATGAAGAACTCCAAAAAGATCCGATTATACAAAGCTCGCCTTTAAAAACAGATGATAGTACAGGTCATAAGGGAGTAAAAAGCGAAAAAGAAAGAGCGCTCGACCAAGCAAAAATCTATTCAGACGACCTTTATATGTCAAAAGAAATGATTTATCAAACATTGACATCGAATGATGGAGATAAATTCCCAGCAGATGCCGCACAGTATGCCATTGACAACTTACATGCCGATTACAAACAGAATGCAGTGAAAAAAGCTGAATCATATGCCAATGATATGAACATGTCGAAAAATGAAATTTATGATCAACTCACATCACCTTATGGCGAATTATATACGCAGGAAGAAGCACAATACGCCATCGACCATATGAAATAA
- a CDS encoding prolyl oligopeptidase family serine peptidase, with amino-acid sequence MDFISYKRMPADLGTHQVDEVQYNADGVTVRGLLVTPKQSVERIVVYLRGGKGQVGRVRLGRMLQFVNTTTLVFGPYYRGNNGSQGRDAFAGDDLQDVIVGVEILKKMYPNVPIHLIGFSRGGIQGLLTFQAVQAASYIIWGGVSDMHLMYEERVDLRGMLRRMIGHPKKQPEAYEQRDALRIIDHTAPPILIVHGGLDAQVGIHQAYHLAKHLEAKHARYETFYQMEEGHLPRPEALSEVLQRIQSWMDEVERNI; translated from the coding sequence TTGGATTTTATCAGTTATAAACGTATGCCAGCAGATCTCGGAACGCATCAAGTGGATGAAGTACAGTATAATGCAGACGGTGTGACTGTACGTGGATTACTTGTAACACCGAAACAATCTGTTGAACGAATTGTAGTCTACCTACGTGGTGGGAAAGGACAAGTGGGGCGAGTTCGGTTAGGTCGAATGTTGCAGTTTGTAAATACAACTACACTTGTTTTTGGTCCTTATTATCGTGGTAACAATGGCAGTCAGGGGCGGGATGCGTTTGCAGGTGATGACTTACAAGATGTTATTGTGGGTGTCGAGATTCTCAAAAAAATGTACCCCAATGTCCCTATTCATTTGATTGGTTTTTCTCGTGGTGGTATCCAAGGATTATTGACATTCCAAGCTGTACAAGCAGCGAGTTATATCATATGGGGTGGTGTCTCTGATATGCATCTTATGTATGAAGAGCGTGTTGATTTGAGGGGGATGTTGCGACGTATGATAGGACATCCGAAAAAGCAACCAGAAGCATATGAACAACGAGATGCATTGCGTATAATTGATCATACCGCACCTCCAATCTTGATTGTACATGGTGGTTTAGATGCACAAGTAGGTATTCATCAAGCGTATCATCTAGCCAAACACTTGGAAGCCAAACATGCTCGCTATGAGACATTTTATCAGATGGAAGAAGGTCACCTACCACGTCCCGAAGCCTTATCAGAAGTACTCCAACGAATACAAAGCTGGATGGATGAAGTTGAAAGGAATATATAA
- the yidD gene encoding membrane protein insertion efficiency factor YidD has product MKKIFVKCIRFYQRFISPLTPPSCRFYPTCSNYAIEAIQVHGAIKGSWLAINRILRCHPFHKGGFDPVPLKKEKHHHE; this is encoded by the coding sequence ATGAAAAAAATATTCGTCAAATGTATTCGCTTCTATCAGCGATTTATATCACCATTGACACCACCATCATGTCGCTTCTATCCAACATGTTCAAATTACGCTATCGAGGCGATCCAAGTACACGGTGCCATCAAAGGCAGTTGGTTAGCTATTAATCGAATCTTGAGATGTCATCCATTTCATAAAGGGGGCTTTGATCCTGTTCCTTTAAAAAAAGAGAAACATCATCATGAATAA
- the ytkD gene encoding RNA deprotection pyrophosphohydrolase gives MEFIDAAQQRVTLSFRAHHDIADGDHVLALPIYQKRLLMTDHRQRGIEFPGGKCEAGETAVDALKRELYEETGATIETLYYIAQYTVHKETMPFKKDVYVVIVNHIEEKSDYLETNGPVIVSKIEDIPEDKRSILLSDEAILACVERMVSLGFYQL, from the coding sequence TTGGAGTTTATAGATGCAGCCCAACAACGGGTGACTTTAAGTTTTCGTGCACATCATGACATTGCTGACGGTGACCATGTGTTGGCACTACCTATATATCAAAAACGATTGCTCATGACAGATCATCGACAACGCGGAATTGAGTTTCCCGGTGGTAAATGTGAAGCGGGGGAAACGGCGGTAGATGCATTAAAACGAGAATTATATGAAGAGACTGGGGCAACAATAGAAACGTTATATTATATTGCGCAATATACAGTTCACAAGGAGACGATGCCATTTAAAAAAGATGTTTACGTAGTCATTGTGAATCATATTGAAGAAAAATCGGACTATTTAGAGACGAATGGGCCAGTAATAGTATCTAAAATTGAAGATATTCCTGAAGATAAGCGGAGTATTTTGCTATCTGATGAGGCGATTTTGGCTTGTGTAGAAAGGATGGTATCGCTTGGATTTTATCAGTTATAA
- a CDS encoding XRE family transcriptional regulator, translating to MIIETTKKLIQSDIDATTIQKNTGVDASSIRRIRRGERKLETISFEKGVALYNYQKKLEDK from the coding sequence ATGATAATAGAAACAACAAAAAAATTGATACAATCTGATATTGATGCAACTACCATACAGAAAAATACAGGTGTCGATGCATCTTCAATAAGACGTATTCGTCGTGGTGAAAGAAAATTAGAGACCATCAGTTTTGAAAAAGGCGTTGCTTTGTACAACTATCAAAAGAAACTGGAAGATAAATAA